A stretch of the Chlorobiota bacterium genome encodes the following:
- a CDS encoding DUF3109 family protein, translated as MFPIINIHIDKNIATKNFVCDLNECKGGCCTSPGGRGAPLLDSEVELIKSSIDSTLDFLPELNKKIIFGAGAIEGSRGNYATRCVNKRDCVFVYYDEFKVAKCSIEKAFFGGKTNFRKPISCHLFPIRIEKTLSGTTFRFEEIDECNAAIKLGEKLQVPLFEYLKDALIRGYGEEFYHEFKKSCENLKK; from the coding sequence ATGTTCCCAATAATAAATATTCATATTGATAAAAATATTGCAACTAAGAATTTTGTCTGTGATTTGAATGAATGTAAAGGTGGTTGCTGTACTTCGCCTGGAGGAAGAGGAGCACCATTACTTGATAGTGAAGTTGAATTAATTAAATCATCAATTGATTCAACTTTAGATTTTCTACCAGAATTAAATAAAAAAATAATTTTTGGAGCAGGAGCAATTGAAGGGAGTAGAGGTAATTATGCTACAAGATGTGTTAATAAAAGAGATTGTGTTTTTGTATATTATGATGAATTTAAAGTTGCAAAATGTTCAATTGAAAAAGCCTTCTTTGGTGGTAAAACTAATTTTAGAAAACCCATTAGTTGTCATTTGTTTCCAATTAGAATTGAAAAAACACTATCTGGAACAACTTTTAGATTTGAAGAAATTGATGAATGTAATGCTGCTATAAAATTGGGTGAAAAACTTCAAGTTCCTTTATTCGAATATTTAAAAGATGCATTAATCAGAGGTTATGGTGAAGAATTTTACCATGAATTCAAAAAAAGTTGTGAGAATTTAAAAAAGTAG
- a CDS encoding DMT family transporter, with amino-acid sequence MIYLLIFFQQLIASFTHLIGQYAVQHNDPVLVLFVRSWTAVICLWLFVSIKQKKINLFEGIDYQSFKRLIILGLLNIPINQYLYLTGLRDTTPANSALLYAMTPAMVLIIVLTSKFEKKSFRKILGLTIAFIGASFIMFERGADFHSKTTKGNIIIFLAVVAWSLFTVLGKPIIMKFGALRATFLHTLFGAIIYLPIAFIVTDLSKISIIDSKSWGSILFLGIGASCFSYVLWYYALSKLELSKVAIFQNLQPILTTIIALYLGKVILTNELAIGGVLTLIGVLLVQFG; translated from the coding sequence TTGATTTATTTATTAATATTTTTTCAACAACTAATAGCTAGTTTTACTCATTTAATTGGACAATATGCTGTTCAACATAATGATCCTGTATTAGTTCTTTTTGTTAGATCCTGGACTGCAGTTATATGTTTGTGGTTGTTTGTTTCTATAAAACAAAAAAAAATAAATTTATTTGAAGGAATCGATTACCAATCGTTTAAAAGATTGATAATATTGGGTTTATTAAATATCCCAATTAATCAATACTTGTATTTAACTGGTCTTCGCGATACAACCCCAGCTAATAGTGCATTACTATATGCCATGACACCTGCAATGGTTTTGATTATTGTTTTAACTTCAAAATTTGAGAAAAAATCATTTAGAAAAATTCTAGGATTGACAATTGCATTTATTGGTGCTTCTTTTATTATGTTTGAAAGAGGAGCAGATTTCCATAGCAAAACTACCAAAGGAAATATCATAATATTTCTTGCAGTTGTTGCTTGGTCTTTGTTTACTGTTTTAGGAAAACCTATAATTATGAAATTCGGTGCTTTAAGAGCTACATTTTTACATACTTTATTTGGTGCAATTATTTATTTACCAATTGCTTTTATTGTAACAGATTTATCTAAGATAAGTATTATTGACTCAAAGAGTTGGGGGAGTATTTTATTTTTAGGGATTGGTGCTTCATGCTTTAGTTATGTTCTTTGGTATTATGCTTTAAGTAAGTTAGAGCTAAGTAAGGTAGCTATTTTTCAGAATCTACAACCAATTCTTACCACTATTATTGCATTATATTTAGGAAAGGTTATACTGACAAATGAACTTGCAATTGGTGGGGTTTTAACTTTGATTGGGGTACTATTGGTTCAGTTTGGATAA
- a CDS encoding sigma-54-dependent Fis family transcriptional regulator produces MEFLIIDDSVEFSGATAEMLNSEGFKVHVRNSGEDGLAFLSQKSTNISLVLLDVRMPGGIDGIETLENIIRFHPKIPVIMLTGENLIDLVVSAIKIGAVNYVSKDQSKNELLTTIKNVFEKNESENSLSDYSIYGVIGRSKLLLDVLEKIRSCSKSMISVLLTGETGVGKDVLARALHKMSPRSNKPLISIDVPNIPATMFESELFGHTRGAFTGASESKLGLVQAANGGTLFLDEIGEFPIELQSKFLRVLDSQIVRKLGSVSNEQVDVRIVSATNRDLLENVKNKSFREDLFYRLRGIEIFIPPLRERIEDIAPLAENFLSEFSTRNKLSVKRFSTSAIELLERQRWNGNVRELKRVTEAASVMTESEVINHSDLAYVMEQSNHSSKTQTTVIRDYNDVQLIANRAKKDELVKMLNQNEWNITRTAAELDMERSTLSKQMKQLGIIKPKPIP; encoded by the coding sequence ATGGAATTTCTAATTATAGATGACAGTGTTGAATTTTCTGGAGCAACAGCAGAAATGCTTAATTCTGAAGGTTTTAAAGTTCATGTTAGAAATAGTGGTGAAGATGGACTAGCATTTTTATCTCAAAAATCTACTAATATTTCATTAGTCCTTTTAGATGTTAGAATGCCAGGTGGAATTGATGGTATTGAAACATTGGAAAACATTATTAGGTTTCATCCTAAAATTCCAGTAATAATGTTAACCGGAGAGAATTTGATTGATTTAGTAGTTTCAGCAATTAAAATTGGAGCTGTTAATTATGTTTCTAAGGATCAATCTAAAAATGAATTATTAACGACTATTAAAAATGTTTTTGAAAAAAATGAATCTGAAAATTCATTATCTGATTATTCAATTTATGGAGTAATTGGAAGAAGTAAGTTATTATTAGATGTTCTGGAAAAAATTAGGTCATGTTCAAAATCAATGATATCAGTATTATTAACAGGCGAAACAGGGGTTGGTAAAGATGTGTTAGCAAGAGCTTTGCATAAAATGAGCCCACGATCTAATAAGCCCTTAATATCAATAGATGTACCTAATATCCCAGCAACTATGTTTGAAAGTGAATTATTTGGTCATACAAGAGGAGCATTTACTGGTGCATCTGAAAGTAAATTAGGATTAGTTCAAGCTGCAAACGGTGGAACATTATTTTTAGATGAGATTGGTGAATTCCCAATTGAACTTCAATCAAAATTTTTAAGAGTTTTAGATTCCCAAATTGTACGTAAACTTGGCTCAGTTTCTAATGAACAAGTTGATGTTAGAATTGTATCAGCAACTAATAGAGATTTACTAGAAAATGTAAAGAATAAATCTTTCAGAGAAGATCTATTTTATAGGCTTAGAGGAATTGAAATTTTTATACCACCCTTACGTGAAAGGATTGAGGATATTGCACCATTGGCTGAAAATTTTCTTTCAGAATTTTCTACCAGAAATAAATTAAGTGTTAAAAGATTTTCTACAAGTGCAATTGAACTTCTTGAAAGGCAAAGGTGGAATGGTAATGTTCGTGAATTGAAAAGAGTTACTGAGGCAGCTTCAGTTATGACTGAATCGGAGGTGATTAATCATTCAGATTTAGCTTATGTAATGGAACAATCTAATCATAGTTCAAAAACACAAACTACAGTTATTAGAGATTATAATGATGTTCAATTAATAGCTAATCGTGCAAAAAAAGATGAACTAGTTAAAATGCTTAATCAAAATGAGTGGAACATTACAAGAACAGCTGCTGAATTAGATATGGAACGTTCTACTTTATCAAAGCAAATGAAACAACTTGGTATCATTAAGCCTAAACCAATTCCTTAA
- a CDS encoding DUF1572 family protein: protein MNKIFLDNSIKLFKYYKSLGDKALSQLQPQQIFSQLNEQTNSIAIIIKHLSGNMLSRWTNFLIEDGEKEWRDRDNEFVVNEMNLEKLLIQWEKGWACLFNTLEEIIPNDLTKLIFIRNEGHTVTEAIIRQTAHYAYHVGQLVLLAKYFSNDKWESLSIPKNKSQEFNNTKFSNEKYVKNFTDQ from the coding sequence ATGAATAAAATCTTTTTAGATAACTCTATAAAATTATTTAAATATTATAAGTCTTTAGGGGATAAAGCTCTAAGTCAGTTACAACCTCAACAAATTTTTTCTCAATTAAATGAACAAACTAATAGTATTGCAATAATTATCAAACATCTAAGTGGTAATATGCTTTCAAGATGGACAAATTTTTTAATTGAAGATGGAGAAAAAGAATGGCGTGATAGAGATAATGAATTTGTTGTAAATGAAATGAATCTTGAAAAACTATTGATTCAATGGGAAAAAGGCTGGGCATGTTTATTCAATACTTTAGAAGAAATAATACCAAATGATTTAACGAAATTAATTTTCATACGCAATGAAGGGCATACAGTTACAGAGGCAATTATCAGGCAGACTGCTCATTATGCTTATCATGTAGGACAATTAGTATTGCTTGCTAAATATTTTTCAAATGATAAATGGGAGTCATTATCAATTCCTAAAAACAAATCACAAGAATTCAACAATACAAAATTCTCAAATGAGAAATATGTAAAAAATTTCACTGATCAATAA
- the dut gene encoding dUTP diphosphatase yields MNNSTVKIKRVRDGFDDISLPKYATNGSAGIDICAAINEEITLLQFERKLIPTGFAISIPYGYEAQVRPRSGLAIKNGVTVLNSPGTIDSDYRGEISVILINTGNEPFTIKRGDRIAQIVISKYEQVSWDEVDELDETSRGIGGFGSTGI; encoded by the coding sequence ATCAACAATTCAACTGTAAAAATTAAAAGAGTACGTGATGGCTTTGATGATATTTCTTTACCAAAATACGCCACTAATGGTTCAGCTGGAATCGACATTTGTGCTGCTATTAATGAAGAAATAACCTTACTTCAATTTGAAAGAAAACTTATACCAACTGGTTTTGCAATTTCTATTCCATATGGTTATGAAGCTCAAGTAAGACCAAGGAGTGGATTAGCTATAAAAAATGGAGTTACAGTTCTAAATTCTCCTGGTACAATTGATTCGGATTATAGAGGAGAAATTAGTGTAATACTTATTAATACTGGAAATGAGCCATTTACAATAAAACGTGGAGACAGAATTGCTCAAATTGTTATATCTAAATATGAACAAGTTTCTTGGGATGAAGTTGATGAACTTGATGAAACTTCTAGAGGAATTGGAGGTTTTGGTAGTACTGGTATTTGA